Proteins found in one Pseudorasbora parva isolate DD20220531a chromosome 11, ASM2467924v1, whole genome shotgun sequence genomic segment:
- the LOC137092162 gene encoding E3 ubiquitin-protein ligase TRIM35-like produces the protein MDSKSAEDPTCPICLEIFKVPVFLSCSHSICKECLQQFWKTQETQECPVCRRRSSRGDPPVNLELKNLCESLIKERNERRSSESEEICSLHSEKLKLFCLEDKQPVCVVCIVSKQHDNHKFRPISEVVSSYKEEFNTALTSLQNKLKHGEEMKGKCDKTIQHIESQAEHTERQIKEEFEKLHQFLRDEEEATITALREEEEQKKQRMKEKLEEMNTHISALSHTIRDMEEMMKANDVSFLKNFNASMERVQIPQPDPRMSSGALIDVSRYLGNLRSRVWKKMLETVQHNPLTLDPNTAHPRLTLSSDLTSVSLSDGDKTLPDNPERFDRSLCVLGSEGFNSGTHCWDVEVGDNTGWSLGITTASNQRKGEDFFDSNVWFVGYGNSKYFSHSPDQPFTVFPVKVKLQCVRVQLDYDRGTVSFSDPVTNTHLLTFRTSFTETVFPILYNHCTTSPLRILPVKLIITAENHS, from the exons ATGGATTCAAAATCTGCTGAAGATCCTACTTGTCCTATTTGCCTTGAAATCTTCAAGGTTCCTGTTTTTCTGTCCTGTAGTCACAGTATTTGTAAAGAGTGTCTACAACAGTTCTGGAAAACTCAGGAAACTCAGGAGTGTCCCGTCTGCAGGAGAAGATCCTCAAGAGGTGATCCTCCAGTTAATCTAGAGTTAAAAAACTTGTGTGAATCGTTGATAAAGGAGAGAAATGAGAGGCGTTCATCAGAGTCTGAGGAGATCTGCAGTTTACACAGTGAGAAACTCAAACTCTTCTGTCTGGAGGACAAACAGCCTGTGTGTGTCGTGTGCATAGTCTCAAAACAACATGATAATCATAAATTCAGACCCATCAGTGAAGTGGTTTCATCTTACAAG GAGGAATTTAATACAGCGCTGACGTCCTTACAAAACAAGCTCAAACATGGAGAAGAAATGAAAGGAAAGTGTGATAAAACAATCCAACACATCGAG TCTCAAGCTGAGCACACAGAGCGTCAGATTAAAGAAGAGTTTGAGAAGCTTCATCAGTTTCTCAGAGACGAAGAAGAAGCTACAATCACTGCACTGAGGGAGGAAGAGGAGCAGAAGAAGCAGAGGATGAAGGAGAAGCTGGAggagatgaacacacacatctcagctctttcacacacaatcaGAGACATGGAGGAGATGATGAAAGCCAATGACGTCTCGTTTCTAAAG AACTTTAACGCCTCAATGGAAAG AGTCCAGATCCCACAGCCGGATCCACGGATGAGTTCTGGAGCTTTGATTGATGTGTCCCGTTATCTGGGTAACCTGCGGTCCAGAGTCTGGAAGAAGATGCTGGAAACTGTCCAACACA ATCCGTTGACTCTTGatccaaacacagcacatcctcGTCTCACACTCTCGTCTGATCTGACCAGTGTGTCGCTCAGTGATGGAGATAAAACACTTCCTGATAATCCAGAGAGGTTTGACAGGTCTCTGTGTGTCCTGGGATCTGAGGGCTTTAACTCAGGAACACACTGCTGGGATGTGGAGGTCGGTGACAATACAGGCTGGAGTCTTGGAATAACCACAGCATCAAACCAAAGGAAGGGAGAGGATTTCTTTGACTCTAATGTCTGGTTTGTGGGGTACGGGAACAGCAAATACTTCTCTCATTCCCCAGATCAACCCTTCACTGTCTTTCCTGTTAAAGTGAAGCTTCAGTGTGTGAGAGTTCAGCTGGACTATGACAGAGGAACAGTGTCATTCTCTGATCCTGTaactaacacacatttactcacaTTCAGGACGTCCTTCACTGAGACTGTCTTTCCAATCTTATATAATCACTGCACAACTTCCCCTCTGAGGATCTTACCAGTTAAACTGATTATTACAGCAGAAAATCACAGTTAA